ATCGTGCTTCCGAAAAGGAAAAAAGCTCCCTTAGCAACTTTTTGTAAGCTCAAATAGTGGTCATGCTCCTAAACCAGATCTGGTAATATTTTAATTAGATAAGGATAAACCTTCAAAAAGATTAAGAATTAGCGCACGCACTAATTACAACAAATTCATTTTCTAGCATATATCATTCTGTCATGTGGTAATGAAAATAAATCCTTAGGAATTTTAGTAAATCGCCCGTTTGGAGTTCGGAAACCACGAAACTCGAGAGTTTCCATTCCTGCATCTTGAAGCATTTCCACAATATCTTTGGCATTATAACCGTTACACATCTCTCCGTGTAACTCACAATAAAGATGGGATACATGTTTTTTTAAGGACCTCTTCATTCCTTCAATCACATTTCCTTCAGCACCATGAACATCAATTTTCACAATATCTGGAGAAATTCCTTTCGATATAGCCAATTCGTCAAAAGAAATTGTTGAAACGTATTCTTCAGAAGAGTTATTTGAAATGCTCGGAGTTCTAATCATTCGTTTTTCCTGAAACAAACCTCTAGATTTAAGACGTTTTGATGCCTCAAGAACCGCTTTTCCTTCCTTATCTGATAGGGCAATTTTATACAAAACAACATTTTGAAGTTTATTTAAACTTACATTTTTCGATAGAACTTTGAAATATTTAGAATTAGGCTCGAATGAAAAGACCCTACTCGAAGATCCTCCTAACTTAGACATATATACAGTATAATATCCAAAATAAGCCCCGATATCAAGAAATGTTGGTGATACATATTTCTTTGATA
The Candidatus Bathyarchaeota archaeon genome window above contains:
- a CDS encoding FkbM family methyltransferase — protein: KILFYEPYYGPGPYLFKFLTGLLYEHSVIKHLKDISKKYVSPTFLDIGAYFGYYTVYMSKLGGSSSRVFSFEPNSKYFKVLSKNVSLNKLQNVVLYKIALSDKEGKAVLEASKRLKSRGLFQEKRMIRTPSISNNSSEEYVSTISFDELAISKGISPDIVKIDVHGAEGNVIEGMKRSLKKHVSHLYCELHGEMCNGYNAKDIVEMLQDAGMETLEFRGFRTPNGRFTKIPKDLFSLPHDRMIYARK